A genomic stretch from Mesoaciditoga lauensis cd-1655R = DSM 25116 includes:
- the purB gene encoding adenylosuccinate lyase, with translation MIERYTPQIMKELWSQSAKYSRWLKVELAVIQAYEEKGIIPSGTFVKVKENAHLDVGEIEEVEKDVNHDVIAFIKVATSRMGDEARYFHYGMTSSDVVDTALSMAIVEATDKIMGKLKRVMKVTFELANKYKNLPTVGRTHGVHAEITSFGLKVLNWYAEMERALQRLEREREKMAVGKISGAVGNYANISPETEALACEKLGLKPCKISTQVIPRDLHAEYVSMLAVVAGGIERVATEIRHLQKTEVREVEEPFSSKQRGSSAMPHKKNPVLCERLCGIARMIRSYSVAALEDVSLWHERDISHSSVERVIIPDTTTLIYYALDKLEYIIGNLKVNENRIRGNISVTKGLVFSQRVLLKLVENGMSREDAYLLVQKASMKVWQGESHDLLSALKEELPNVELESAFDEEYYLKHVDDIFKRFEVNV, from the coding sequence ATGATAGAAAGATATACTCCGCAAATCATGAAAGAGCTATGGTCTCAATCGGCCAAATATTCAAGATGGCTAAAAGTTGAATTGGCCGTCATTCAAGCTTATGAAGAAAAAGGAATCATACCGTCTGGCACTTTTGTCAAAGTGAAAGAAAATGCCCATTTGGATGTGGGTGAAATAGAAGAAGTTGAAAAAGATGTAAATCATGACGTGATAGCCTTTATAAAAGTGGCAACGTCCAGAATGGGGGATGAAGCGCGTTACTTTCATTATGGTATGACATCTTCGGATGTAGTTGACACGGCTCTTTCAATGGCGATAGTTGAAGCAACAGACAAGATAATGGGAAAGTTAAAAAGAGTCATGAAAGTTACATTTGAATTGGCGAATAAATACAAAAACCTGCCAACGGTTGGAAGAACTCATGGTGTTCATGCTGAAATAACATCCTTTGGATTGAAAGTGCTGAATTGGTATGCGGAAATGGAAAGGGCACTTCAAAGACTTGAAAGAGAAAGAGAAAAAATGGCCGTGGGAAAGATCTCTGGAGCGGTCGGGAACTACGCCAACATCTCTCCTGAAACAGAAGCCCTTGCGTGCGAAAAACTTGGCTTGAAGCCGTGCAAAATATCCACGCAGGTGATCCCCAGAGATCTTCACGCCGAATACGTGAGCATGTTGGCTGTGGTAGCCGGCGGTATAGAAAGGGTGGCAACTGAGATAAGGCATCTTCAAAAGACAGAAGTTAGAGAAGTGGAAGAGCCCTTTTCATCAAAGCAAAGAGGTTCAAGCGCCATGCCTCACAAAAAAAACCCAGTTCTTTGCGAACGTCTTTGTGGAATTGCAAGGATGATACGAAGCTATTCCGTTGCGGCACTTGAAGATGTTTCGCTTTGGCATGAAAGAGATATATCTCATTCGTCCGTTGAAAGGGTCATCATACCGGATACCACAACGTTAATTTACTACGCGCTTGATAAATTGGAATACATAATAGGGAACTTGAAGGTAAATGAGAACAGGATAAGGGGAAATATATCTGTCACAAAGGGGCTGGTTTTCTCACAACGTGTTCTGCTCAAACTCGTGGAAAATGGGATGAGCCGCGAAGATGCTTATCTCTTGGTTCAAAAGGCTTCAATGAAAGTTTGGCAAGGAGAATCTCACGACCTTTTGAGCGCTTTGAAAGAGGAACTTCCAAACGTGGAACTGGAAAGTGCCTTTGATGAAGAATATTATCTGAAACATGTGGATGATATATTCAAAAGATTTGAGGTGAACGTATGA
- a CDS encoding FAD-binding oxidoreductase, producing MSEFGKITPGMVKELRKIVGENGVIYEDREALDNYSRDESGGDYYAHMPDVVVKPENAEQISKILKFANQERIPITPRGAGSGLAGAAVPIYGGIVISMEKMNAILEIDKTNLVAVAEPGVVTNDLCRRVAEDGLYYAGYPMSVETSFVGGNVATNAGGSKVIKYGNTAHHVLGIEAVLPNGEIVQFGGKRRKDSSGYDITRLLVGSEGTLGIFTKIFLNLIPLPGKTVDLLAPFKDIYTAISNVGPLITESRMLPSAVEFIDDTSVILGSKYNNITLPFQEKAGSYLIIQYEGPDKEELESVYEKAGKALIDGGAMDVFIADNRTNSEKIWRMRRNWLEGIKAFEPHTPTGDVVLPTSEIPKIMDYISKISREYKVQIPVAGHAADGNLHPAPMKPKEMELNEWKALSEEILSKIAMEAAKLGGAVSGEHGIGFLKKELLKETKTKQYEIMKGLKAFFDPNGIMNPGKLF from the coding sequence ATGAGTGAATTTGGAAAAATAACTCCTGGGATGGTCAAGGAGCTCAGAAAAATAGTTGGAGAAAATGGCGTCATCTATGAAGATCGCGAAGCTCTTGACAACTATTCGCGAGATGAGAGCGGAGGGGATTACTACGCCCATATGCCAGATGTGGTGGTAAAGCCCGAAAATGCGGAGCAGATCTCCAAAATATTGAAATTCGCGAATCAAGAAAGAATCCCAATAACCCCACGCGGCGCTGGTAGTGGATTGGCAGGCGCAGCTGTTCCAATTTATGGTGGGATAGTTATTTCGATGGAAAAAATGAATGCGATTTTGGAAATAGATAAAACCAACCTTGTAGCGGTTGCAGAACCAGGAGTTGTAACGAACGATCTTTGCCGAAGAGTGGCGGAAGATGGATTGTACTACGCTGGGTATCCGATGAGTGTGGAAACGAGTTTTGTTGGAGGAAACGTTGCCACAAATGCGGGCGGTAGCAAAGTTATAAAGTACGGAAACACCGCACATCATGTTCTTGGAATTGAGGCCGTTCTGCCAAATGGAGAGATCGTGCAATTCGGTGGGAAACGAAGAAAAGATTCAAGCGGTTACGACATAACAAGGCTTCTTGTTGGTTCGGAAGGAACTCTTGGCATCTTCACCAAGATATTCCTAAATCTTATACCGCTTCCAGGAAAAACGGTGGATTTGTTGGCTCCTTTCAAAGACATTTACACAGCAATTTCAAACGTTGGCCCTCTGATAACAGAAAGCAGAATGCTACCAAGTGCGGTGGAATTCATAGATGACACGTCGGTGATTTTGGGTTCAAAATACAACAACATCACACTTCCTTTTCAAGAAAAAGCTGGTTCCTACCTGATAATCCAATACGAAGGTCCCGATAAGGAAGAACTTGAAAGCGTTTACGAAAAGGCAGGAAAAGCTCTCATAGATGGAGGGGCAATGGATGTATTTATCGCAGACAACAGAACAAATTCGGAAAAGATATGGCGAATGAGAAGGAATTGGCTTGAAGGAATAAAGGCCTTTGAACCCCACACACCAACTGGAGACGTTGTGTTACCGACTTCTGAGATTCCAAAGATAATGGATTACATTTCAAAAATATCCAGGGAGTACAAAGTGCAAATACCCGTGGCTGGCCACGCGGCGGATGGAAACCTTCACCCCGCTCCCATGAAGCCAAAAGAAATGGAACTGAATGAATGGAAAGCGCTTTCAGAAGAAATCTTATCCAAGATCGCCATGGAAGCCGCAAAGCTTGGTGGAGCGGTTAGTGGTGAACACGGAATAGGATTTTTGAAAAAGGAACTTCTCAAAGAAACGAAGACAAAGCAGTATGAAATCATGAAAGGACTAAAGGCCTTCTTTGATCCAAACGGGATCATGAATCCTGGAAAGTTGTTTTAA
- a CDS encoding carboxypeptidase-like regulatory domain-containing protein codes for MKRYRFLVLAMSLSLLVIALVLSGCFLQKTSYSVSGYVKDGSGNPISGVKITFSRGYSSVMTDLQGYWMKKGLKDQITVTPSRSGWMFTPATITVSSTKMDVNFTGELKSCIYNHLLLVYPNTDVTYYENGVQKTFEGSMSEDLKNTVIKAFKNLPNLILDGSASVVHSTYKIVVISTPIEKIDKLGDYYWVSPQDIKTDLSLYAPEGKYDSVHVIWYSGPLKTYFGLGGVFINKGKTTFSSIIAGQAWWWTDAGGKLGEVFLHEWLHGVCRFYKEKGYPMPVGDADGADEHGYTWSRTDGWMSYYRDLMRGKVWEPTLSEYTGITKEAWLSGTPNNQ; via the coding sequence ATGAAAAGATATCGTTTTTTAGTGTTAGCAATGAGTTTATCATTGTTAGTGATAGCATTGGTGTTGTCTGGATGTTTTCTACAAAAAACGTCATATAGTGTATCTGGATATGTAAAAGATGGCAGTGGTAATCCTATAAGTGGGGTGAAGATAACATTCAGCAGAGGGTATTCATCTGTGATGACAGATTTGCAAGGTTATTGGATGAAAAAGGGATTGAAAGATCAAATAACTGTAACTCCATCAAGAAGCGGATGGATGTTTACTCCAGCTACTATAACCGTAAGTAGCACAAAAATGGACGTTAATTTCACAGGTGAGCTGAAAAGTTGTATCTACAACCATCTCCTTCTTGTATATCCCAATACAGATGTAACTTATTATGAAAACGGAGTTCAGAAAACTTTTGAGGGTAGCATGAGTGAAGATTTAAAAAACACAGTGATAAAGGCTTTTAAGAATCTCCCAAATCTAATTTTAGACGGATCGGCTAGTGTAGTTCATTCCACTTACAAAATTGTGGTGATATCCACTCCAATAGAAAAAATAGATAAATTAGGAGATTATTATTGGGTAAGCCCTCAAGATATTAAAACAGATCTTTCTTTATACGCTCCTGAAGGGAAATATGATTCTGTTCATGTAATTTGGTACAGTGGGCCTTTAAAAACGTACTTTGGATTAGGGGGAGTATTCATAAACAAGGGAAAGACTACATTTTCCAGCATTATAGCGGGTCAAGCATGGTGGTGGACAGATGCTGGGGGAAAATTGGGAGAAGTTTTTTTGCATGAATGGTTGCATGGTGTGTGTAGATTCTACAAAGAAAAAGGCTATCCAATGCCTGTTGGTGATGCGGATGGGGCAGATGAACATGGATACACATGGTCTAGGACAGATGGATGGATGTCATACTACAGAGACTTAATGCGGGGAAAAGTTTGGGAGCCTACACTTTCGGAATATACTGGTATAACAAAAGAAGCATGGCTGAGTGGAACACCAAATAATCAATAA
- the guaB gene encoding IMP dehydrogenase, producing the protein MFEKAYTFDDVLLVPQYSEVLPSETDVSTYLTKDLKLNIPFISAAMDTVTEARMAIALAREGGIGIVHKNMSMNEQAWQVKRVKLTENGVIKDPITIPPDATVEDALETMRLYKIGGLPVVKDGRFFGLLTNRDLRFEDDMSKPVKELMTPLEKLITAPSTLSLEDAREILHKYRIEKLPLVEGKKLVGLITIKDINSVVEYPNASRDEKGRLLVGAAVGVTKDTQQRVDLLLKAGADVIIVDTAHGHSKGVIEMVKQLKSDHPDMRVIAGNVATAQATEDLIKAGADAVKVGVGPGSICTTRVIAGIGVPQLTAVLNCAKAASKYGVPIIADGGIRYSGDIVKALAAGASTVMMGSIFAGTDEAPGESIIYEGRKFKSYRGMGSIGAMKRGSSDRYFQENVSPNKFVPEGIEGMVPYKGSVSEIIYQLIGGLRSGMGYCGAENIPQLSEKAVFVEISQAGVKESHPHDVKITREAPNYNFGG; encoded by the coding sequence ATGTTTGAAAAAGCTTACACTTTCGACGATGTTTTGTTGGTTCCTCAATACAGTGAGGTGTTACCAAGCGAAACAGATGTTTCAACGTATTTGACAAAGGATTTGAAGCTGAATATTCCCTTCATATCCGCAGCTATGGATACGGTCACTGAAGCCAGAATGGCCATAGCTCTGGCAAGGGAAGGCGGAATTGGGATAGTCCATAAGAACATGAGCATGAACGAACAGGCATGGCAGGTAAAGAGAGTAAAGCTTACGGAAAACGGCGTCATAAAAGATCCCATTACCATTCCACCAGATGCCACTGTGGAAGATGCGTTGGAAACGATGAGGCTATACAAAATAGGTGGATTACCCGTTGTCAAAGATGGAAGGTTTTTTGGACTTCTTACGAACAGAGACTTACGTTTCGAAGATGATATGAGCAAACCGGTGAAGGAACTCATGACGCCTCTGGAAAAACTCATTACAGCTCCTTCCACATTATCGTTGGAAGATGCCAGAGAAATACTTCACAAATACAGGATAGAAAAATTGCCGTTGGTGGAAGGAAAGAAATTAGTTGGATTGATAACCATTAAAGATATAAACTCAGTTGTTGAATATCCAAACGCTTCGCGTGATGAAAAAGGAAGGTTGCTCGTTGGAGCTGCCGTTGGCGTTACCAAAGACACCCAGCAGAGGGTTGATCTCCTGTTGAAAGCTGGTGCTGATGTAATAATTGTTGACACCGCTCACGGTCATTCAAAAGGGGTAATTGAAATGGTGAAACAGCTAAAATCAGATCATCCCGACATGAGGGTAATAGCAGGTAACGTTGCCACGGCACAGGCAACCGAAGACTTGATCAAAGCTGGTGCAGATGCTGTGAAAGTTGGTGTAGGCCCAGGTTCCATCTGCACGACAAGGGTTATAGCTGGTATAGGCGTTCCACAATTAACTGCCGTCCTGAATTGTGCCAAAGCCGCTTCTAAATACGGAGTACCTATAATAGCGGATGGCGGAATAAGATATTCAGGTGATATAGTGAAAGCGCTGGCAGCGGGAGCGTCAACCGTCATGATGGGCAGTATCTTTGCAGGAACAGATGAAGCTCCTGGAGAAAGCATAATATACGAAGGGAGAAAGTTCAAATCTTACAGGGGAATGGGAAGCATAGGTGCCATGAAGAGAGGAAGCAGCGATCGATACTTCCAGGAGAACGTTTCTCCCAACAAGTTCGTCCCAGAAGGAATAGAAGGAATGGTGCCTTACAAGGGAAGCGTTTCCGAAATCATCTACCAATTGATCGGGGGATTGCGATCCGGAATGGGTTACTGTGGAGCGGAAAACATTCCTCAACTTTCTGAGAAGGCGGTATTCGTGGAGATAAGCCAGGCTGGAGTTAAAGAATCGCATCCCCACGACGTTAAAATCACGAGAGAAGCTCCAAATTACAATTTTGGAGGTTGA
- a CDS encoding leucine-rich repeat domain-containing protein: MKKKIFLLYFMIMMIILALALSGCIFTSNHANIITPQYVSFMKIAKENVVRISWKDHLPVGYNIRILAKTSNENTFSTLKTLSYDSTMATMMIEPNVKYDVIVQAFIGSKEFNSVPAEFMFAQNPLTDVKFSCDNHNYYFPKEYFNKNVEITFSSIQSTQTASYKALRITIENIASPTNVSTSSLSNIENTTVSTTAYNLVYKIFTDSLATNDNSPARINVNTEVSLTAVVGMYYVPPYYTIPILKRFHFYNTTNGIPIIPFRFNKSNGNKNFFLVDLLWLLREHVVESNMVSFWRKIIFTISVPVKLQSHVEIEKSSHFSSTAENALVFIHGLSNENDWNNNSTWSHFMNEINSKAEEFKNFNIYYVDYDTQSESIRQFASQLVEDFNHTFSRYKNVYVVAHSMGGMLARALLNNSSLSQEVYDKIKAVITLDSPLNGSPFASIIWTASSNISVPWFDRWYHINTNWLDLLALRKILSLNNKTSDEEVIDETPGIVKAVLDILNRNPLLIASMFLDDYNDIQITPFPGFLSLQYANKGYLENLHSISADVEYATNDKTSFPDDKSLEKLICVNSTFDTLDSDTVKDKGLYILMKLMTKMGTKIGYSSSDPNVLNDGMVPLWSQSLEGCMETKSFSNLNLNHEQITTNSEVIEWVLNKILSLNTLKYYSISGYVKDTSGNPVSGVMISFSGGYSSVTTDPNGHWSKNGLSGSVVVTPSKSGWTFTPPSTIVTSARSDVDFIGVKNNVVNFPDPNLEALIRKAINKPTGPICESDLLQITSLKYDWPDSDKKISNLEGIQYCINLTDLELEGNSIFDISPLASLTKLAILDLHYNQISDITPLQNLTNLQWLAIAYNNINSITPLKNLINLKHLDFSYNEISDITPMRNLTNITELHIGGNPIPASNWSFIKTWTWLQGLGITAMNLTNSDITFLSNFANLRYLYLFNNKIIDVTPLQNLINLKLLHLWNNQISDITPLQNLTNLQELYLGNNQISDITPLQNLTNLQGLYLDSNQISNVAPLQDLTGLQYLNLWNNQISDIAPLQNLTNLQWLAFAYNKVNNIASLESLNNLKYLDFSYNQIDDITPIRNLTSITELHMGGNPIPKSNWSFIKTWTWLQGFGIAAMNLTNSDITFLSNFTHLQRLWLYTNKISDITPLQNLTNLQMLNLSHNQISDITPLQNLTNLQELYLNNNQISDITPLVNNSGLDNGDYLDIRYNLLDLTPGSIDMNNINTLINRGVKVDYQPQNSSYSSVKAYKKAVSGYKSIMMSPPYSFPKMRDEHIMPFVKNEK, from the coding sequence ATGAAAAAAAAGATATTTCTCCTTTATTTTATGATCATGATGATCATTTTAGCTCTTGCGTTAAGTGGGTGTATATTTACGTCGAATCATGCAAATATAATAACTCCACAGTACGTCTCTTTCATGAAAATAGCTAAAGAGAATGTGGTTAGAATTAGCTGGAAAGATCATCTTCCGGTAGGATATAATATACGCATTTTAGCCAAAACAAGTAATGAAAACACATTTTCAACATTGAAAACACTTTCTTACGATTCAACAATGGCAACGATGATGATAGAGCCCAACGTGAAGTACGATGTAATTGTACAAGCTTTTATTGGAAGTAAAGAATTCAACAGTGTTCCTGCTGAGTTTATGTTTGCACAGAATCCTTTAACAGACGTGAAATTTTCATGTGATAATCATAATTATTATTTCCCAAAGGAATACTTCAACAAAAATGTTGAAATCACGTTTTCTAGTATTCAATCAACTCAAACTGCTTCTTATAAGGCCTTACGCATCACGATAGAAAATATTGCATCGCCTACAAATGTTTCTACATCGTCGCTTTCAAATATAGAGAACACTACAGTAAGCACAACAGCGTATAATTTGGTTTACAAGATCTTCACTGATTCACTCGCGACGAATGATAATTCACCAGCACGAATTAATGTTAATACAGAAGTCTCACTGACTGCTGTAGTGGGAATGTACTACGTTCCTCCTTATTATACTATTCCTATACTAAAACGCTTCCATTTTTACAATACGACAAACGGTATTCCAATAATACCTTTCAGATTCAACAAAAGTAACGGGAACAAAAATTTCTTCCTGGTAGATCTTTTGTGGCTTCTTAGAGAGCACGTCGTAGAGTCTAATATGGTTTCTTTCTGGAGGAAAATTATATTTACAATAAGCGTTCCCGTGAAACTTCAATCTCACGTTGAAATAGAAAAATCTTCTCATTTTTCTTCAACAGCTGAAAATGCACTTGTGTTTATCCATGGCCTTTCAAATGAAAATGATTGGAACAATAATTCTACGTGGAGTCATTTTATGAATGAGATAAATTCAAAAGCGGAAGAATTCAAGAATTTCAATATATACTACGTTGATTATGATACTCAATCAGAAAGCATTCGGCAATTCGCTTCTCAACTGGTAGAAGATTTCAATCACACATTTTCAAGATACAAGAACGTATATGTAGTGGCTCATAGCATGGGAGGTATGTTGGCCAGAGCATTACTTAACAACTCTTCGTTAAGCCAAGAAGTGTATGACAAAATAAAAGCGGTGATAACTCTCGATTCACCTTTGAATGGCTCTCCTTTTGCTTCCATAATTTGGACAGCTTCATCCAATATAAGTGTTCCATGGTTTGATAGATGGTATCATATAAATACAAATTGGTTGGATTTGCTTGCGCTAAGGAAGATTCTTTCATTGAACAATAAAACCTCTGATGAAGAAGTGATAGATGAAACTCCAGGAATAGTTAAGGCAGTTTTAGATATTTTGAACAGGAATCCACTTTTAATTGCATCTATGTTTTTAGATGATTATAACGATATACAAATAACACCATTTCCTGGATTTCTTTCACTTCAATATGCGAATAAAGGTTATTTAGAAAACCTTCACTCCATTTCAGCGGATGTCGAATATGCGACGAACGACAAAACTAGTTTTCCGGATGACAAATCATTGGAAAAATTAATCTGCGTCAATTCAACATTTGACACCCTTGATTCAGACACAGTGAAGGATAAAGGTCTTTATATTCTTATGAAATTAATGACCAAAATGGGAACGAAAATTGGCTATTCTTCTTCTGACCCAAATGTTTTAAACGATGGTATGGTCCCCCTATGGAGCCAAAGTCTCGAAGGTTGCATGGAGACGAAATCCTTTTCGAATCTGAATTTGAATCATGAACAGATAACCACTAACTCAGAAGTTATAGAATGGGTATTAAACAAAATTTTGAGTCTAAATACATTGAAATATTACTCAATATCTGGATATGTCAAAGACACATCTGGTAATCCAGTGAGTGGGGTAATGATTTCATTCAGTGGAGGATATTCTTCAGTTACTACAGATCCTAACGGTCATTGGTCAAAAAATGGATTAAGTGGAAGTGTAGTTGTAACACCATCCAAGAGTGGATGGACATTCACACCACCTAGCACAATCGTGACGAGTGCAAGAAGTGATGTTGATTTCATAGGAGTAAAAAACAATGTTGTAAACTTCCCGGATCCCAATCTAGAAGCGTTAATAAGAAAAGCTATAAACAAACCAACGGGGCCTATATGCGAGTCCGATCTTTTACAGATAACATCCTTGAAATACGATTGGCCTGATAGTGATAAGAAAATATCCAATCTTGAAGGAATACAATACTGTATTAACCTTACCGATCTCGAATTAGAGGGAAATTCCATATTTGATATATCTCCATTGGCGAGTTTGACAAAATTAGCAATTTTAGATCTTCATTATAATCAAATCAGTGATATAACGCCCTTGCAAAACCTTACAAATCTCCAATGGCTTGCCATTGCGTATAATAACATCAATAGCATAACACCTTTAAAGAATTTGATCAATCTGAAGCACTTGGACTTCTCCTATAATGAAATCAGTGATATAACACCTATGCGAAATCTAACAAATATAACAGAGCTTCATATAGGGGGGAATCCTATACCAGCGAGTAATTGGTCATTCATAAAGACATGGACGTGGCTTCAGGGATTAGGGATAACAGCTATGAATCTGACAAACTCAGATATAACATTTTTATCCAATTTCGCTAATTTGCGATATCTTTATCTTTTCAATAACAAAATCATTGACGTGACGCCACTTCAAAATCTTATAAATCTTAAATTGTTACACCTTTGGAATAACCAAATCAGCGACATAACACCTTTGCAAAACCTTACAAATCTTCAGGAGTTGTATCTTGGTAACAATCAAATTAGCGACATAACGCCGTTACAAAATCTTACAAATCTTCAGGGGTTATATCTTGATAGTAATCAAATAAGTAACGTGGCACCTCTTCAAGATCTGACAGGCCTTCAATATTTGAATCTCTGGAACAATCAAATCAGCGACATAGCGCCGTTGCAGAATCTGACAAACCTTCAATGGTTAGCCTTTGCATATAATAAAGTCAATAACATAGCGTCTTTGGAAAGTTTAAACAATCTGAAGTATTTAGATTTTTCTTACAATCAGATTGATGATATAACACCTATACGAAATCTAACCAGCATAACAGAACTTCACATGGGAGGAAATCCAATACCAAAGAGCAATTGGTCATTTATAAAAACATGGACATGGCTTCAAGGATTTGGAATTGCCGCTATGAATCTCACGAATTCCGACATAACATTTTTGTCCAATTTCACGCATCTCCAACGCTTATGGCTTTATACAAATAAGATCAGTGATATAACGCCGTTGCAAAATCTTACAAATCTTCAGATGTTAAATCTTTCTCACAATCAAATCAGCGACATAACGCCGTTGCAAAATCTTACAAATCTTCAGGAGTTATATCTTAACAACAATCAAATCAGCGACATAACGCCGTTAGTAAATAATTCAGGTCTTGACAATGGTGATTATTTAGACATACGTTACAACCTTTTGGATTTAACGCCAGGTTCGATTGACATGAACAACATAAACACTTTAATAAACAGAGGAGTAAAAGTTGATTATCAACCACAAAACAGCTCTTATTCATCTGTTAAAGCGTACAAAAAGGCAGTCAGTGGTTACAAGTCTATCATGATGTCTCCTCCGTATTCTTTTCCAAAAATGAGAGATGAGCACATAATGCCTTTTGTGAAAAATGAAAAATGA
- a CDS encoding adenylosuccinate synthase has translation MKSVVIGLQWGDEGKGKIVQHLSKMHEWVVRFSGGPNAGHTIYYDEKKFVHHLIPSGSGKNKLFIARGTLVDLEVLRAEIDSMASIFENITQNIYISPWCRVITPVEKELDAKYEEMKGSMAVGTTKKGIGPTVANDAHRIGIRIFDLFDEKRAKEKVEMLVSLYKSVIDLNANEIFEGLMKNFESVKKFVREVTPTGNVLFESTQAIMLDPMYGTYPYVTSTPCLPQAALYYSGFEKGKLETYGVFKAYATRVGSGPFPTEIFGEEAEKLRKAGNEFGSTTGRPRRCGWIDLPLLKYACDIADVDHLIMTKADVLNGFEKIGICEKYENDLVPYDLENSKAKVRYVDGWKDLSDKAFEEFIDIIEKNVGRKIEYVSFGPAEEDIQRMNRKGF, from the coding sequence ATGAAAAGTGTCGTTATAGGTCTTCAATGGGGAGACGAAGGAAAGGGAAAGATCGTTCAGCATCTTTCGAAAATGCACGAATGGGTTGTGAGATTTTCAGGTGGTCCAAATGCCGGTCATACCATTTATTACGATGAAAAGAAATTCGTTCACCATTTGATTCCATCCGGCAGTGGAAAAAACAAACTTTTCATAGCGCGGGGCACGTTGGTGGATTTGGAAGTATTGAGAGCTGAAATAGATTCCATGGCTTCCATCTTTGAAAACATAACGCAAAATATTTACATTTCACCCTGGTGCAGGGTTATAACGCCCGTTGAAAAAGAGTTAGATGCTAAATACGAAGAAATGAAAGGAAGCATGGCGGTCGGTACAACAAAAAAAGGAATAGGGCCAACAGTTGCAAACGATGCGCATAGAATAGGGATAAGGATTTTCGATCTATTTGATGAAAAGCGGGCAAAAGAAAAGGTTGAAATGCTGGTTTCATTGTACAAATCTGTAATAGATTTGAACGCGAATGAGATATTCGAAGGCCTTATGAAAAATTTTGAAAGCGTGAAAAAATTCGTTCGAGAAGTTACCCCAACTGGGAATGTGCTTTTTGAATCTACACAAGCGATCATGTTAGATCCCATGTACGGAACGTATCCATACGTCACTTCAACGCCGTGCCTCCCTCAAGCCGCCTTGTATTACAGCGGATTTGAAAAAGGCAAGTTGGAAACTTACGGCGTTTTCAAAGCGTACGCCACCCGGGTGGGAAGTGGACCATTCCCAACGGAAATTTTTGGTGAAGAAGCAGAAAAGTTGAGAAAAGCTGGTAACGAATTCGGATCGACAACTGGTAGACCAAGAAGATGCGGATGGATAGATTTGCCACTTTTAAAGTACGCTTGTGACATTGCGGATGTTGACCATCTGATAATGACAAAGGCAGATGTTTTAAACGGTTTTGAAAAGATAGGGATATGTGAAAAGTACGAAAACGACCTTGTCCCTTATGATTTGGAAAATTCTAAGGCAAAAGTAAGGTACGTAGATGGATGGAAGGATCTATCTGACAAGGCATTTGAAGAGTTTATCGATATCATAGAAAAAAACGTTGGAAGAAAAATAGAGTACGTTTCTTTCGGACCGGCAGAAGAAGATATTCAACGAATGAATAGAAAAGGTTTTTGA